From one Marmota flaviventris isolate mMarFla1 chromosome 1, mMarFla1.hap1, whole genome shotgun sequence genomic stretch:
- the Plbd2 gene encoding putative phospholipase B-like 2, translated as MVAPMYGSPGGRLARALTRALALALVLALLVGLFLSGLAGAIPAPGDRWKRHRPAPPASRSRSVLLDAASGQLRLVDGRHPEAVAWANLTDAIHETGWAFLELGTSGSYNDSLQAYAAGVVEASVSEELIYMHWMNTVVNYCGPFEYEVGYCEKLKHFLEANLEWMQREMQWDQDSGYWHQVRLTLLQLKGLEDSYEGRVSFPTGKFTIKPLGFLLLQISGDLEDLEPALNKTRTRAVLGSGSCSALIKLLPGQRDLLVAHNTWNSYQHMLRIIKKYTFQFREGPQEDALLVPGNQMVFSSYPGTIFSCDDFYILGSQLVALETTIGNRNAALWKYVQPEGCVLEWIRNLVANRLALDGAIWTDVFKRFNSGTYNNQWMIVDYKAFVPGQTSPGGRVLTVLEQLPGLVVVADKTSELYDMTYWASYNIPAFETVFNASGLQALVAQYGNWFSYDKNPRAQIFQRNQSLVRDMDSMIRLMRYNNFLHDPLSLCEACSPRPNGENAISARSDLNPANGSYPFQALHQRLHGGIDVKVTNMSLVKALGLLAASGPTWDQVPPFQWSTSPFSDKLHMGHPDLWKFPPLKVSWG; from the exons ATGGTGGCCCCGATGTACGGGTCCCCCGGCGGCCGCCTGGCCCGGGCGCTGACGCGGGCCCTGGCGCTGGCCCTGGTGCTGGCTTTGCTGGTCGGGCTGTTCCTGAGCGGCCTGGCGGGCGCGATCCCGGCCCCGGGGGACCGCTGGAAGCGCCACAGACCGGCACCACCCGCCTCCCGCAGCCGCTCGGTGCTTCTGGACGCCGCGTCGGGCCAGCTGCGCCTGGTGGACGGTCGCCACCCCGAGGCCGTGGCCTGGGCCAACCTCACCGACGCCATCCACGAGACCGG GTGGGCCTTCCTGGAGCTGGGCACAAGTGGCAGCTACAATGACAGCCTGCAGGCCTACGCGGCCGGTGTGGTGGAGGCCTCCGTGTCCGAGGAG CTCATCTACATGCACTGGATGAACACCGTGGTCAACTACTGCGGCCCCTTCGAGTACGAGGTCGGCTACTGCGAGAAGCTCAAGCACTTCCTGGAGGCCAACCTCGAGTGGATGCAGCGGGAGATGCAGTGGGACCAGGACTCCGGGTACTGGCACCAG GTGCGGCTGACCCTGCTGCAGCTGAAGGGCCTGGAAGACAGCTATGAAGGCCGCGTGTCCTTCCCAACTGGGAAGTTCACCATCAAGCCCCTGGGGTTCCT CCTGTTGCAGATCTCTGGGGACCTGGAAGATCTAGAGCCCGCCCTGAACAAGACCAGGACCAGGGCCGTCCTTGGCTCAGGGTCCTGCTCCGCCCTCATCAAGCTGCTGCCCGGCCAGCGTGACCTCCTGGTGGCCCACAACACCTGGAACTCCTACCAGCACATGCTACGCATCATCAAGAAGTACACGTTCCAGTTCCGGGAGGGCCCCCAGG AGGACGCCCTCCTGGTTCCTGGGAATCAGATGGTCTTCTCATCCTACCCCGGCACCATCTTCTCCTGTGACGACTTCTACATCCTGGGCAGCCAGCTG GTGGCGCTGGAGACCACCATCGGCAACAGGAACGCAGCCCTGTGGAAGTATGTGCAGCCCGAGGGCTGCGTGCTGGAGTGGATCCGCAACCTGGTGGCCAACCGCCTGGCCCTGGACGGAGCCATCTGGACAGACGTCTTCAAGAGGTTCAACAGTGGCAC GTACAACAACCAGTGGATGATCGTGGACTACAAGGCCTTTGTCCCCGGACAGACCAGCCCAGGGGGCAGGGTGCTCACAGTCCTGGAGCAGCTCCC GGGCCTGGTGGTGGTGGCCGACAAGACCTCGGAACTCTACGACATGACCTACTGGGCCAGCTACAACATCCC GGCCTTCGAGACAGTGTTCAATGCCAGCGGGCTGCAGGCGCTGGTGGCCCAGTACGGGAACTGGTTTTCCTACGACAAGAACCCCCGCGCCCAGATCTTCCAGCGGAACCAGTCCCTGGTGAGGGACATGGACTCCATGATCCGGCTGATGAG GTACAACAACTTCCTGCACGACCCCCTCTCGCTGTGTGAGGCCTGCAGCCCCCGGCCCAACGGGGAGAACGCCATCTCTGCCCGCTCCGACCTCAACCCCGCCAACGGCTCCTACCCGTTCCAGGCCCTGCACCAGCGCTTGCACGGGGGCATCGACGTGAAG GTGACCAACATGTCCCTGGTGAAGGCGCTGGGCCTGCTGGCGGCCAGCGGGCCCACGTGGGACCAGGTGCCGCCCTTCCAGTGGAGCACCTCGCCCTTCAGTGACAAGCTGCACATGGGCCACCCCGACCTCTGGAAGTTCCCACCCCTGAAGGTCTCCTGGGGCTGA